From Chlamydia avium 10DC88:
TATTAGTTTGAAAAGATTTCTTAATATTTGGATGAATTGCGTACATGGGCTTCAATAAAAGTTTAGTAAACATAGAGACTATGCGTCAGTCTATTTTAGATCGTTTGTACCTTGGAGTGGTTCAGTCTCCAGAGTCTGCCTCTATGAGAGATATATTTATGGCTGTAGCACAGACTGTCATGGAGTGGTTAGCTAAAGGATGGTTAAAAACTCAAAATACTTATTATGAGAAAGACGTTAAACGTGTCTACTATATTTCTATGGAGTTTCTACTTGGAAGAAGCTTGAAAAGCCAGCTTCTAAATTTAGGAATACTAGACATAGTTAGAGAAGCTGTAGCTAGTCTGAATTACGATTTCGATAGTTTAGTTGAAATGGAAGCTGATGCGGGTTTAGGTAATGGAGGATTAGGACGTCTTGCTGCATGTTATCTTGATTCCATGGCAACATTAGGAATTCCTGCTTATGGTTATGGAATTCGTTATGATTATGGTATTTTTGATCAAAAAATTATTAATGGTTATCAGGTAGAATCACCAGATGAATGGTTGCGTTACGGAAATCCTTGGGAAATATGTCGAGGAGAATATCTCTATCCAGTGCACTTTTATGGCAGAGTGATTCATTACACTGATGCTAGGGGTAAAGAAATTGCTGAGTTAACAGATACGCAGGAAGTTCTTGCCATGGCTTATGATGTACCTATTCCAGGTTATGGAAACGATACAGTAAATACTTTGCGTTTGTGGCAGGCACAATCACCTCATGGGTTTCAATTTAATTATTTTAACCACGGGAACTATATTCGAGCGATAGAAGATATTGCCTTAGTAGAAAATATTTCTCGAGTTTTGTATCCCAATGATTCTATTTTTGAGGGCCAAGAATTACGATTAAAACAGGAATATTTCTTAGTTTCAGCAACAATCCAAGATATTCTTCGTAGGTATACGAAAACTCGCATCTCTTTAGATCGTTTAGCAGACAGAGTTTCGGTGCAATTAAATGATACTCATCCTGCATTAGGAATAGCAGAAATGATGCATATTCTGGTTGATAGAGAAGAGTTGCCTTGGGATAAGGCGTGGGATATGACCACAAAGATATTCAATTATACAAATCATACTATATTACCAGAAGCTCTAGAACGTTGGTCTATAGACTTGTTTTCTAAATTATTGCCTAGACATTTAGAAATTATTTATGAAATTAATTCACGTTGGCTAGATAAAGTTTCTCAACGATTCCCCGGAGACAATGATAAGCGACGCGCATTATCAATTATTGAGGAAGGGTGTGAGAAACATATTAACATGGCAAATCTTGCTGTTATAGGTTCTGCAAAAGTTAATGGTGTATCAGAATTTCATTCTCATTTGATTAAGACTACTTTATTTAAAGATTTCTTAGACTTTTTCCCTGATAAGTTTATTAATGTCACTAATGGAATCACTCCCAGACGTTGGCTAGCATTATGTAATCCTAGGTTAAATGCCTTATTAGATCAGACAATAGGAAATAAACATCTTACTGATCTTTCAGAAATTCATAAGATTATCTCTTTTGCTGATGATGCAGGATTTAGAGAACAATGGAAAAAAATTAAACTCCAAAATAAGCAAGATTTTGTTGCGAGAGTAAAAAAGGATTTAGAAGTAATTATCGATCCATTGTCTATGTTTGATTTTCATGTGAAGCGTATTCATGAATATAAGCGCCAGTTGATGAATATATTGCGTGTTATTTATCTTTATATTGATATTAAAGAAAACTCTTCTTCACTTATTTCTCCAACTACTGTGATTTTTTCTGGTAAAGCTGCTCCTGGATATGCTTTTGCAAAGTTAATTATTAAACTTATTAATAGTGTTGCTGAATGCATCAATCAGGATCCTAAAGTTAATGATCGATTAAAAGTTCTATTCTTACCAAATTATCGTGTGACTATGGCTGAGATGATTATGCCGGCTTCAGATATTTCTGAACAGATTTCCACAGCAGGCATGGAAGCTTCTGGAACAGGGAATATGAAATTTGCTTTAAATGGAGCTTTGACAATAGGCACGATGGATGGAGCGAATATAGAAATGCTTAAGTACATTGGAAAAGAGAATATGTTCATTTTCGGTTTATTAGAAGAAGAAATAGCACAAATGCGAAGAGGATATTACCCTCAAAGTATTTGTGATAAAAATCCTAAAATAGGACACATTTTGCAGCTCTTAGATCAAGGCTTTTTTAATGCTTCAGATTCATCTCTTTTCAAACCTATTGTTCATAGATTATTACACGAGGGAGATCCATTTTATGTACTTGCAGATCTAGAATCTTACATTAAAGCTCATGAGTCAGTAGCCTCTCTATACGTACAAGAAGATGAGTGGGTAAAAAAATCTATTTATAATGTAGGAGGAATGGGATTCTTTTCTAGTGACAGAGCAATCGCCAATTATGCCAAAGATATTTGGAATATACCTTTTTCTAGTTAGTTAAAGCTAGAGACAAAGCGTTTCTCATGAGAAACGCTTTATGCTAACAGATTAGTTTAATAAAAGCACGGAGGGAGCTTCAAGAATCTTCTGTATGCGTTTTATAAATTGAGCAGCGGGATACCCATCAACAACACGATGGTCTACAGATAGCGTCAGCATACATGTAGAGCCTATTGTGATTTCTCCATCGATAACAATGGCTTCTTCAATAACACTACCAACTGCAAGAATCGCAGCTTGAGGGGGATGAATAATTGCTGTAAATTCAGTAATCCCCGTCATTCCTAGATTCGAAATACAGAAAGACCCTCCTTTATATTCTTCTTCTTTCAAAGTCTGAGATCTTGCTTTAGATACCAGGTTTTTAATCTCTGCAGAAATCATACCGATATTTTTACGGTCTGCGCAACGAACAATAGGAGTAATAATACCATCTGGGATGGCAACAGCTATAGAAATATCGATAGTTTCAAAACGTACAATCTTGTTGTCGATACTATTAAATCCTGAATTTATACTAGGGAATTCTTTTAAAGCTAGAGCACAAGCACGAACAATGCAATCATTAATGGAAAGTTTAATCCCTTGAGATTGTAGTTCTTTTAATAAGGATAGTAGGGGAGTAAAATAGACTTTTTGACTTATATAAAAATGAGGAATAAAAGTTTTCGCAGCTTGTAGCCTTTCGGCAATTATTTCTCGAATAGGCGAAAGGTTTTCTTCGTGATAGGAACCTGGATGAACACTAGGGGCCTCAGGATAACCAAATCCTGCAATGCCTTTAAGAGGAGCATTTTCTAAATCTTTTTTTACAATGCGTCCTCCAGGACCACTTCCTTGAATTCCTGATGTGTCTAGATTTTTTTCTTTAGCTATGCGTTTAGCTAGAGGAGAAATAGGAGATTTGCCAATGTCCTGTTTTAATGCTAATGGCGAAGAAAGAGGAGGTTCTGGTCTGAATCCGACGACAGCCACTTTGGGGGAGGAAGAAATTGTCTTGGAAACTTGATCAGGAGATGAAATAATATCTTCTTCTAGATTTTTTGATGGTGTAGGAGATGATGTTTTAGGAAGAAGATCGTCTATGTTGAAAGGTTCATCCTTTTCTGTCGATATTATTGCTATAGGAGTGCCAATAGCAATTTTTTCTCCATGTTGAGCTAATACTTCTCGGAACCACCCTTCCTCGGATGCAGTATATTCTAAGACTGCTTTATCTGTTGATATTTCTACAAGAACATCACCGAACTCTATTTTATCGCAGCTCGTTTTATGCCATTTTACAATTGTTCCTACTTCCATAGTTGGAGAAAGTTTAGGCATTTTTAGTAAGGAAATCACAAATTACCTCATGATCTTTTCGATGGTGTCTATAATACGATTAACATTAGGAAGGGTTGCTTGTTCTAAAATTTTACTATAGGGCATGGGTGTTTCCCTTTGACATACCCTCAAAGGTGGGTGGTCTAAATAATCAAAAATATGTTCTGTGATCTCCGTAATTATTTCTGCAGAAATTCCTGCAAAGTAATGCCCCTCCTCTACGACTATACAATTCCCTGTTTTTTTTACTGAAGCAAGGATTCCAGAAATATCTAGAGGCTTGATTGTTCGTAAATCAAGAATTTCTATAGATAGCCCAAAACGTTGTTTAGCTAATTTTACAGCTTGTTTAGTAACAGTGACCATACGGCCATAAGTGATTATAGTTAAGTCTGTACCTTCTTCGACGATGCGTGACTTACCAATAGGTACTAGGTATTCCTCTACAGGGACTTCTCCTTTTAAGTTGTATTCCAATTCATTTTCTAAAAAAAGAACGGGATTATTATCTCTAATTGCTGATTTTAATAATCCTTTTGCGTCATAAGGATTTGACGGAGAGATAATAATTAACCCAGGAATATTTGCATATAGGGCCTCTACGCAATGAGAGTGCTGACAGGATACTTGTGCGGCAGCACCGTTGGGGCCACGAAATACGATAGGAACAGAAAATAGTCCTCCCGTCATATAATGCATTTTGGCTGCATGAGAAATAATTTGATCTGCAGCAACTAGGGAGAAGTTCCAACTCATAAATTCAATGATTGGGCGTAGGCCTGTTAATGCTGCTCCAATGCCAATACCAGAAAATGCTGCTTCACTAATTGGTGTGTCAATGACTCGCGATGCTGACCATTTATTCAGTAGACCTTTTGTTACTTTATAAGCACCGTTATATTCTGCAACTTCTTCTCCTAATATACATACATTAGGATCTCTGGCCATTTCTTCATCAATAGCTTCTCTAAGGGCTTCACGGATTTCTAATGTAACATACTTAGGCATAAACACCTTCTTCTAGAGTGGCAATCTCTGGATCTGGGTCCGACTTAGCTTCTGTAAAAGCTTGTAAAACCTTTTCTTTGCATTCTTGACGCATTATTAAAAAATCTTCTTCAGACAAAATTCCTAATTGAATAAACCAGTTTTTAGCAAAAAGAATAGGATCTTTTTTAAAGATACGCTGCATTTCTTCTTTGCTTCTATAGAGGTTAGGATCAGAGATAGAGTGTCCTCGGAATCGCGAGCATAAGCATTCTACAATAGTAGGAAGACCGGTTTGCTGCATATAATCATATGCCTCTTTAAATCCTAAGAGACAATTAAAAAGGTTGAATCCTTGCAGGGTAAACGCTTTTATCCCGTAGGAAGATCCTTGAGATTCTCCTATGGGTTGTTTAGCAATAGCTCTATTTAGGCATGTACCCATTCCCCATCCATTATTTTCGATAACTAGCATAAGGGGAAGCTGATGCAAGGCTACAAAATTTAATGTTTCGTGAAATACGCCTTGTGCAACAGCTCCGTCCCCAATAAAACTTAAAGAAATTTTGTTTTCTCCACGGTATTTTATAGAAAATGCTGCTCCTGCTGCAAGGGGTATTTGTCCTCCAACAATACCAAATCCTCCAGGGAAATTAGGTCCGCACATGTGCATAGACCCTCCACGACCTAAAGCACAACCTGTAGATTTGCCTAAGAGTTCTGCTGCAAGAGATCTTAAGGGGACATTGAGTAGTATTGCTAGAGCATGACAACGATAGGAAGAGAAGACCCATTGATGTGTCCCTGTATTTGCTAGAGCTGCTGTGGCCACAGCTTCTTGACCGGCATAGGAATGATAAAACCCTCCAACCAGTCCTTCTAAATAAGCTTCTTCTCCTCTTGCTTCAAATTCACGAATGAGAAGCATTTGTTTGAGTAATGCTAAACAGTGGGAGGCACCATAGGCGTCAACAGTAGTTTGTACGATAGATATATCGCTTGTTTGTGAGGCAATATTGTAATGATTACAAGAGTTGGACATACCTTATACGAGAGTTACGTCTAGGACTAAGTTATGTTGTATTATAAATTCATGGATTTGAAAAGACAAGATCAAAAAAGTAATTAAATTTTTTAGGGAAATCTTTAATATTTACGGATTTGTATGCCTATTTGAAGTGAAGGACAAGACCTATGGACATTAAGAGATCGAGTAGTCGGCATTGTTTTTATATTGATAAAACGGATAGTTTGATGAGAAATCCTTATAACCAAGATTCAGGTAATTCACAAACAGATAAAGAAATTAAAAAATTTTTAAATATAAAAAAAAGATTTGTTACTTCAGTTCAAGAATTTCAACATGATAAGCATACCGCTAGTCATTATCTAAAAAAGGTACAGTGGCTTCCTTATAAAAACGAAGAACTAGAAGAAACTAGTGAGGTTTTTTCTACTTTGAAATCTATGGAAAGGAAATTAGCTCAGTTATTTTTTTATGTTCCTGATTGTGGCGTGGATTCTGTTACTTTTATAAAAACAGTACGGGAGTATGAAAGTTTATTTGGTTTAGGGGGTGTTTTATTACTATGTGGTTCTTTAGAACAGCAGAGTAAGTATATCCAAGATTTCAATCAATTAACAACGCTTCCTTTACTCATAGCGGCTTCTGTATCTAATAGTTTGTCCTGTTATTTGTCTTACCGAGATTTGACTTTAATAGACTATCAGGATTTTTATGAGTTAGGACAAAACTTAGGGAAGTTAATCAAGACTTATGGAGTTTTTATTTCACTAGTTTTTCAAGAAATTTTCAGCATGGATTTAGTAAATTATTCTCAACTTATTCAAGGGTTAAAGAGCTCAGGAAATATTCAAGGAAGACTATGCAATGTTGATGTTACTCCTGCAACAGTTACTCCTAGTCCAATTGCCTTACGTTATAGCTTAGCAAATACTATTCGTAGTTTAGCAATTAGTGCAGATTTCTCAAGTTTGAAATTTATAGGAAGTTCTATATTTTCAAATCCTGAAAGCACAGTAAAATTTTTAAATTATGGAGCAGAATGTTTTATATTTTCCCATTTTAATGAGCTTAAGTTAGGTATAAAAACTTTAACACAAATCATTTCTTCTGGAAGAATTAGTCCTACGATTATTAATAAAAGTATAGTGAAAATGCTAATGTTGAAGAGACGATTTAAATCATCGTGGGCTTAATTATTGAAGATCAGCTGACGCAACGCCGTGACTTGCGTTTGTCATGCTTAATTCCTTAATTTTTTCCTCTAGTATACTCATACGTTCTTCTAATTTGGGCAAGTTTCGTATTTTAGCAACTTGACGATGGATTTCCTGGTAAGGACGGGCAGGAGCCCCACCATAAATTCCAGGAGAAGTGATAGATTTTGTAACTCCTGTTTGTGCCATCATGATAACATGATCAGTGATGGAAATATGGCCGGTAATTCCCGTTTGTCCTCCTATAATTACATGGTGGCCTATTTTTGTAGAACCTGCAATTCCTACCTGGGCGACAATGATGCAGTGCTGACCAATTTCTATATGATGTGCGATTTGCACTTGATTATCGATTTTTGTCCCTTCACCAATAATAGTATTTTTAAAGCGCCCACGATCAATTGTGGTATTTGCACCAATCTCTACATCATTTTCAATAATTACCTGACCTAAGTGCTTTAAATGTTTATGGCGACCAAAAGCATTGGTGATATATCCAAATCCGGAAGAGCCGATTACTGCTCCAGGTTGGATAATCACACGTTTCCCTAAGACAACACGTTCTTGGATAACGACTTTGGGGTGAATAACGCAACCCTCTCCCAAAGTTGAACCAGCACCAATAATACTTCCTGCTCCAATAAAGGAGTTATCTTCTATACATGCTTGCTGGCAAATTACAGCATAGGGCTCTATGCATACGTTTTTACCAATATGTGCTGAAGGATGAATAACTGCAGTAGGATGGATACCTTTAAATCCAGAGTCAATAGATGAAATAAACAGTTCAATACACTTTTGAAAAGCAATTGCAGGTAGCTCTGAAACTATTAGGAAATTTTTGTTCAAATCGCCATATTTTTGTGCTTGAGCTTTTGATAGGATGATAGCACCTGCTTGCGTGGTTTTTATGAAACGAGCATACTTTTCATTATCTAAAAAAGTTACATGATGAGGTTGTGCCTCATTAATATCTTCTACACCA
This genomic window contains:
- a CDS encoding glycogen/starch/alpha-glucan phosphorylase, with the protein product MGFNKSLVNIETMRQSILDRLYLGVVQSPESASMRDIFMAVAQTVMEWLAKGWLKTQNTYYEKDVKRVYYISMEFLLGRSLKSQLLNLGILDIVREAVASLNYDFDSLVEMEADAGLGNGGLGRLAACYLDSMATLGIPAYGYGIRYDYGIFDQKIINGYQVESPDEWLRYGNPWEICRGEYLYPVHFYGRVIHYTDARGKEIAELTDTQEVLAMAYDVPIPGYGNDTVNTLRLWQAQSPHGFQFNYFNHGNYIRAIEDIALVENISRVLYPNDSIFEGQELRLKQEYFLVSATIQDILRRYTKTRISLDRLADRVSVQLNDTHPALGIAEMMHILVDREELPWDKAWDMTTKIFNYTNHTILPEALERWSIDLFSKLLPRHLEIIYEINSRWLDKVSQRFPGDNDKRRALSIIEEGCEKHINMANLAVIGSAKVNGVSEFHSHLIKTTLFKDFLDFFPDKFINVTNGITPRRWLALCNPRLNALLDQTIGNKHLTDLSEIHKIISFADDAGFREQWKKIKLQNKQDFVARVKKDLEVIIDPLSMFDFHVKRIHEYKRQLMNILRVIYLYIDIKENSSSLISPTTVIFSGKAAPGYAFAKLIIKLINSVAECINQDPKVNDRLKVLFLPNYRVTMAEMIMPASDISEQISTAGMEASGTGNMKFALNGALTIGTMDGANIEMLKYIGKENMFIFGLLEEEIAQMRRGYYPQSICDKNPKIGHILQLLDQGFFNASDSSLFKPIVHRLLHEGDPFYVLADLESYIKAHESVASLYVQEDEWVKKSIYNVGGMGFFSSDRAIANYAKDIWNIPFSS
- a CDS encoding pyruvate dehydrogenase complex dihydrolipoamide acetyltransferase; this translates as MISLLKMPKLSPTMEVGTIVKWHKTSCDKIEFGDVLVEISTDKAVLEYTASEEGWFREVLAQHGEKIAIGTPIAIISTEKDEPFNIDDLLPKTSSPTPSKNLEEDIISSPDQVSKTISSSPKVAVVGFRPEPPLSSPLALKQDIGKSPISPLAKRIAKEKNLDTSGIQGSGPGGRIVKKDLENAPLKGIAGFGYPEAPSVHPGSYHEENLSPIREIIAERLQAAKTFIPHFYISQKVYFTPLLSLLKELQSQGIKLSINDCIVRACALALKEFPSINSGFNSIDNKIVRFETIDISIAVAIPDGIITPIVRCADRKNIGMISAEIKNLVSKARSQTLKEEEYKGGSFCISNLGMTGITEFTAIIHPPQAAILAVGSVIEEAIVIDGEITIGSTCMLTLSVDHRVVDGYPAAQFIKRIQKILEAPSVLLLN
- a CDS encoding alpha-ketoacid dehydrogenase subunit beta, translated to MPKYVTLEIREALREAIDEEMARDPNVCILGEEVAEYNGAYKVTKGLLNKWSASRVIDTPISEAAFSGIGIGAALTGLRPIIEFMSWNFSLVAADQIISHAAKMHYMTGGLFSVPIVFRGPNGAAAQVSCQHSHCVEALYANIPGLIIISPSNPYDAKGLLKSAIRDNNPVLFLENELEYNLKGEVPVEEYLVPIGKSRIVEEGTDLTIITYGRMVTVTKQAVKLAKQRFGLSIEILDLRTIKPLDISGILASVKKTGNCIVVEEGHYFAGISAEIITEITEHIFDYLDHPPLRVCQRETPMPYSKILEQATLPNVNRIIDTIEKIMR
- a CDS encoding thiamine pyrophosphate-dependent enzyme; translated protein: MSNSCNHYNIASQTSDISIVQTTVDAYGASHCLALLKQMLLIREFEARGEEAYLEGLVGGFYHSYAGQEAVATAALANTGTHQWVFSSYRCHALAILLNVPLRSLAAELLGKSTGCALGRGGSMHMCGPNFPGGFGIVGGQIPLAAGAAFSIKYRGENKISLSFIGDGAVAQGVFHETLNFVALHQLPLMLVIENNGWGMGTCLNRAIAKQPIGESQGSSYGIKAFTLQGFNLFNCLLGFKEAYDYMQQTGLPTIVECLCSRFRGHSISDPNLYRSKEEMQRIFKKDPILFAKNWFIQLGILSEEDFLIMRQECKEKVLQAFTEAKSDPDPEIATLEEGVYA
- the lpxD gene encoding UDP-3-O-(3-hydroxymyristoyl)glucosamine N-acyltransferase, with protein sequence MSKKLAYTLQQLADLLQVEAQGNVETLISGVEDINEAQPHHVTFLDNEKYARFIKTTQAGAIILSKAQAQKYGDLNKNFLIVSELPAIAFQKCIELFISSIDSGFKGIHPTAVIHPSAHIGKNVCIEPYAVICQQACIEDNSFIGAGSIIGAGSTLGEGCVIHPKVVIQERVVLGKRVIIQPGAVIGSSGFGYITNAFGRHKHLKHLGQVIIENDVEIGANTTIDRGRFKNTIIGEGTKIDNQVQIAHHIEIGQHCIIVAQVGIAGSTKIGHHVIIGGQTGITGHISITDHVIMMAQTGVTKSITSPGIYGGAPARPYQEIHRQVAKIRNLPKLEERMSILEEKIKELSMTNASHGVASADLQ